A genomic stretch from Candidatus Flexicrinis proximus includes:
- a CDS encoding glycoside hydrolase family 127 protein, which yields METKTVQFFSPVSLKHIDVNGGFWGDRIALNRNRTIPAITHQMQATGRLDAWHLDWEIGKPKPHIFWDSDTGKWLEAIGYSLTTHPDPELEREADRVIDLIAAAQQPDGYLNIFFTAVEPENRWRNLRDWHELYDAGHLIEGALAYYGATGKRKLLDVMERYVEHIDQRFGPREGQRHGYCGHPEVEMALVRLYRATGSVTALNLAKYFVDERGRQPHYFDLEARERGDDPAKFWATTYRYCQAHVPVREQKAATGHSVRASYLYSAVADLFAETGDQSLLDASRAIWDDLTAHQMYITSGIGPAHANEGFTFAYDLPNETAYAETCASIALVFWAQRMFNVDPDSKYIDVMERALYNNVLAGVSFEGDRFFYANPLASFPSVNPFERFSGINTAQHYRRSEWFDCACCPPNLARLIASVGSYFYSVGNQTAFVHLYGTSRATLKLGAKPFEVEQVTNYPWDGDVKLQLKLEQPGEFTLALRIPGWARSFGLTVNGVEHTLAPVRGYVHVRREWHDGDTLMLTLPMPVERMVANPAVRQDAGCVALQRGPVVYCLEEADNGPELANVVIPRHASLHADYDESLLGGVSVIRGEAVRVQPAAWTDGLYKPQYGLEYDDMPITFQAIPYSLWANRQPGEMRVWVRES from the coding sequence ATGGAAACCAAGACTGTTCAGTTCTTCTCTCCAGTTTCATTGAAGCATATCGACGTAAACGGCGGCTTCTGGGGCGACCGGATCGCTCTTAACCGTAACAGGACAATACCTGCTATTACCCATCAGATGCAGGCGACTGGTCGACTGGACGCCTGGCACCTGGACTGGGAGATCGGCAAGCCGAAGCCACACATCTTCTGGGACTCGGACACCGGCAAGTGGCTCGAAGCGATCGGCTACAGTCTGACAACGCATCCCGATCCAGAACTCGAACGGGAAGCAGACCGTGTCATCGACCTGATTGCGGCGGCACAGCAGCCTGACGGATACCTGAATATATTCTTTACAGCGGTGGAGCCGGAAAACCGCTGGCGCAACCTGCGCGACTGGCACGAACTGTATGATGCAGGCCATCTGATCGAAGGCGCGCTGGCCTATTACGGCGCAACCGGGAAGCGCAAGCTCCTGGATGTGATGGAGCGCTATGTCGAGCACATCGACCAGCGGTTTGGGCCGCGCGAAGGGCAGCGCCACGGCTACTGCGGCCACCCTGAAGTTGAAATGGCGCTGGTCAGACTGTATCGGGCGACGGGCAGCGTGACAGCCCTGAACCTCGCCAAGTACTTTGTTGACGAGCGAGGCCGCCAGCCCCACTATTTCGACCTCGAGGCGCGGGAACGGGGCGACGACCCGGCCAAGTTCTGGGCGACGACCTACCGCTACTGTCAGGCGCATGTGCCGGTGCGGGAACAGAAAGCCGCGACCGGGCACTCGGTGCGCGCGAGCTACCTGTATTCGGCGGTGGCGGATCTGTTCGCCGAGACGGGCGACCAGTCGCTGCTGGACGCCAGCCGAGCGATCTGGGACGACCTGACCGCGCACCAGATGTATATCACAAGCGGGATCGGCCCCGCGCATGCCAACGAGGGCTTCACCTTCGCCTACGACCTGCCGAACGAGACCGCGTATGCCGAGACCTGCGCGTCGATTGCGCTGGTTTTCTGGGCGCAGCGCATGTTCAACGTCGACCCGGACAGCAAATACATCGACGTGATGGAACGCGCGCTGTACAACAACGTGCTGGCCGGCGTTTCGTTTGAAGGCGACCGTTTCTTCTATGCCAACCCACTGGCGTCGTTCCCCAGCGTCAACCCGTTCGAACGGTTCAGCGGGATCAACACCGCCCAGCATTACCGGCGTTCAGAGTGGTTTGACTGCGCGTGCTGCCCACCGAATCTGGCCCGCCTGATCGCCAGCGTGGGAAGCTATTTCTATTCGGTCGGCAACCAGACGGCCTTTGTCCATCTGTACGGCACAAGCCGCGCGACACTAAAACTCGGCGCGAAGCCGTTCGAAGTGGAACAAGTGACGAACTATCCGTGGGACGGCGACGTAAAGCTCCAGTTGAAGCTGGAACAGCCCGGAGAATTCACACTCGCGCTGAGAATACCGGGGTGGGCGCGCAGCTTCGGCCTCACGGTCAACGGCGTGGAACATACGCTTGCGCCAGTGCGCGGCTATGTGCACGTACGGCGCGAGTGGCATGACGGCGATACGCTCATGCTGACACTGCCGATGCCGGTCGAGCGGATGGTGGCCAACCCAGCCGTGCGGCAGGATGCCGGATGCGTGGCGCTCCAGCGCGGCCCGGTGGTTTACTGCCTCGAAGAAGCGGATAACGGCCCCGAACTGGCCAACGTGGTGATTCCGCGCCATGCCAGCCTGCATGCGGACTACGATGAGTCGCTGCTGGGCGGGGTGAGTGTTATCCGCGGCGAGGCCGTCAGAGTGCAACCCGCAGCGTGGACCGATGGCCTCTACAAGCCGCAATACGGTCTCGAATACGACGACATGCCGATTACATTTCAGGCCATCCCGTACAGTTTGTGGGCAAACCGCCAACCCGGCGAGATGCGGGTGTGGGTGCGCGAAAGCTAA
- a CDS encoding helix-turn-helix transcriptional regulator — protein MPGRNDLQLDTIVPLKAQNAGLFISRGSAHHPTRVLGNHELILVKQGELDMFEDEQTFCLRAGQTLHLWPGRRHGSTKPMPPNLRFYWIHFDLVFDTSVEALRAIDQLAPTVNIPQVAQLAEPERLERLFLTFLEDQETSKLNPFSANLLTLLMLNEVAHAHELKTEIHDSVSVVATWANTYVMMNYDRPISTRSVAEALGFNADYLGRIYRQAYGQTLTEAIHLRRVKVACKYLLDSKTTIQQIAQKCGYTDPDYFRRIFRRYMQVSPNDYRAEFSHLHVNTL, from the coding sequence ATGCCAGGAAGGAACGACCTCCAGCTTGATACCATCGTACCACTGAAAGCACAGAACGCTGGTCTGTTTATATCCCGCGGCAGCGCCCACCATCCCACCCGTGTCCTGGGCAACCATGAGCTGATCCTCGTCAAGCAGGGTGAGCTGGATATGTTCGAGGACGAGCAGACCTTTTGCCTGCGCGCGGGGCAGACCTTGCATCTCTGGCCGGGGCGTCGGCATGGCAGCACCAAGCCCATGCCTCCTAATCTCCGTTTCTACTGGATTCACTTTGACCTCGTTTTCGACACCAGCGTCGAAGCGCTGCGCGCCATTGACCAGCTCGCGCCGACCGTCAATATCCCCCAGGTTGCGCAGCTCGCTGAGCCGGAACGCCTGGAACGGCTGTTCCTCACCTTTCTGGAAGACCAGGAGACGAGCAAGCTCAACCCGTTCTCAGCCAATCTACTCACCTTACTCATGCTCAACGAGGTCGCGCATGCCCACGAACTCAAAACCGAGATTCACGACTCGGTCAGTGTTGTGGCGACCTGGGCCAATACCTACGTCATGATGAATTATGACCGGCCGATCTCCACAAGGTCCGTAGCCGAGGCGCTCGGGTTCAATGCCGACTATCTCGGTCGTATCTATCGTCAGGCCTACGGCCAGACCCTGACCGAAGCGATTCACCTGCGCCGTGTCAAAGTAGCCTGCAAATATCTGCTCGACTCGAAAACCACCATCCAGCAGATCGCGCAGAAATGCGGTTATACCGACCCTGACTATTTCCGGCGGATATTCCGGCGCTATATGCAGGTCTCGCCCAATGATTACCGCGCCGAGTTTTCGCACCTGCACGTCAACACGCTCTGA
- a CDS encoding alpha-L-fucosidase, translating to MSQSLYEATWESLQNYRVPGWFENAKLGVFIHWGVYCVPAFDNEWYSRNMYQKGSRAYEHHRATYGDQTVFGYKDFIPKLTGSRFDAGEWIRLFKQAGARYVVPVAQHHDGFAMYPTAYSTWNAFNMGPKRDVIGELQREAAVQGLTFGVSNHHAENWWFFDGGREFASDVQDPNNRGLYGVAAPSPSAHGFESPEWNSKDWTPRPTREFLNDWYARCIELVERYQPRVFYFDWWIQQEVFEPYRRKFAAEYYNRVGSDAVLTYKHDSYPAGTAVFDIERGKLADIRVPHWQTDTSLGYKSWCHIEDEEYRTPESLIHLLADIVSKNGNLLINVGPKADGTLPDESAGLLRELGAWLAVNGAAIYDTQHWERFGEGDTPQVEGYMSERGDKPFTATDIRFTVRGDALYAICLGWPGEETVIRSLKRGSALTGERLEKIEMLGAPGTLAWSQDEQGLHIRTPDARPPCEHAYVYKLTLKRP from the coding sequence ATGTCGCAATCCTTATATGAGGCGACTTGGGAGTCGCTGCAAAATTACAGAGTCCCGGGCTGGTTCGAGAACGCAAAGCTGGGCGTGTTCATCCACTGGGGCGTCTACTGCGTGCCGGCATTCGACAACGAGTGGTACAGCCGCAATATGTACCAGAAAGGGAGCCGCGCCTACGAGCATCACCGCGCGACGTATGGCGACCAGACGGTGTTCGGCTACAAGGACTTCATCCCGAAACTGACCGGCTCGCGGTTCGATGCAGGTGAGTGGATACGGCTGTTTAAGCAGGCCGGAGCGCGCTATGTGGTGCCGGTCGCACAGCATCACGACGGATTTGCGATGTATCCGACAGCCTACAGCACGTGGAACGCCTTCAACATGGGGCCGAAGCGCGACGTGATCGGCGAACTGCAGCGTGAGGCAGCAGTTCAGGGGCTGACGTTTGGCGTGTCGAACCACCATGCGGAAAACTGGTGGTTTTTCGATGGGGGGCGCGAGTTCGCATCAGATGTGCAGGACCCGAACAACCGCGGTCTTTACGGAGTCGCTGCGCCCTCCCCCAGCGCACATGGTTTCGAGTCGCCGGAGTGGAACAGCAAAGACTGGACGCCGCGGCCCACGCGCGAGTTCCTGAACGATTGGTACGCCCGCTGCATCGAGCTGGTCGAGCGTTACCAGCCGAGGGTGTTCTACTTCGACTGGTGGATCCAGCAAGAGGTTTTCGAACCGTACCGGCGCAAGTTCGCCGCTGAGTATTACAACCGCGTCGGCTCAGATGCCGTGCTGACCTACAAGCACGATAGCTACCCTGCCGGCACTGCGGTATTCGACATTGAGCGCGGCAAACTGGCGGACATCCGCGTGCCGCACTGGCAGACCGACACCTCGCTGGGCTACAAGTCGTGGTGCCATATCGAGGACGAGGAGTACCGGACGCCGGAGTCGCTGATACATCTGCTGGCGGACATCGTGAGCAAGAACGGCAACCTGCTGATCAATGTCGGACCCAAGGCCGACGGCACCCTGCCCGACGAGTCGGCAGGCCTGCTGCGTGAGTTGGGCGCATGGTTAGCGGTCAACGGCGCGGCGATTTACGACACGCAGCACTGGGAGCGGTTCGGCGAAGGCGACACGCCGCAGGTCGAAGGGTATATGTCGGAGCGCGGGGACAAACCGTTCACGGCGACAGACATCCGCTTCACGGTGAGGGGCGATGCGCTGTATGCGATCTGCCTCGGCTGGCCCGGCGAAGAGACGGTCATCCGGTCCTTAAAGCGTGGGTCTGCGCTGACCGGGGAGCGGCTGGAAAAGATCGAGATGCTCGGCGCACCCGGCACGCTGGCGTGGTCGCAGGATGAGCAGGGACTGCATATCAGGACACCGGACGCGCGTCCTCCGTGCGAGCATGCGTATGTCTACAAGCTGACACTCAAGCGGCCATAG
- a CDS encoding beta-galactosidase, protein MPYPPQNFLWHGGDYNPEQWPRATWDDDFRLMKDAGWTVITVGVFSWVSLQPDEDTFTFEWLDEIFERAQAAGLKVVLATPSAAQPAWMSEKYPQMLRSDERGIRNHHSGRTNYCPNSADYRRLSGEMARRLAERYGSHRALILWHVSNEYSWRCMCDVCAEKFRGWLRARYGTLDAVNAAYWTPFWSHTFTEWSQILPPRENGEIHMHGLNIDYFRFMTESQLACYTNERDILRKITPNVPITTNLMGAYKPLDYRRWAKEMDVVAWDCYPNPDAQPGQVAFMHATFRGLKDGQPFLLLEQTPSSQNWQEVNALKRPGVLRLWSYLAVAHGADSAMYFQWRRGRGGVEKLHGAIVEHGGRSDTRVFREVSRLGAEFAALGDKINGATTEAQVAVVFDWDNWHALEDAVGPVREKRYHDTVSSHYAAVYAHNAAVDVVFPDSDLSRYKVVIAPMLWMVKAGFGEKIEAFVAGGGTFIATYMSGRVDETDLAFENGYPGPLSRVLGVWVEETDALYPGQSNTIEMRDGRVYVCGRLADITHTTSAETVATYGGDFYAGTPVITVNRFGSGQAYYLGSEPEPAFLEDFYGRILDEKGVTPLLAAPEGVEVTVRHKNGRPILFVLNHNETAATVTLDKPYENLLSGARVSDTLHLEGYDVAILI, encoded by the coding sequence ATGCCATATCCTCCTCAGAACTTCCTATGGCACGGCGGCGATTACAACCCTGAGCAGTGGCCGCGAGCGACATGGGATGACGATTTCCGGCTGATGAAGGATGCAGGCTGGACGGTCATCACGGTCGGGGTGTTTAGCTGGGTCTCGTTGCAACCGGACGAAGACACATTCACATTCGAGTGGCTGGACGAGATTTTCGAGCGCGCGCAGGCGGCAGGATTGAAGGTCGTGCTGGCGACACCCAGTGCCGCGCAACCGGCCTGGATGTCGGAAAAATACCCGCAGATGCTGCGGTCGGATGAGCGGGGAATTCGCAACCATCACAGTGGACGCACAAACTACTGCCCGAACTCCGCGGATTACCGGAGATTGAGCGGGGAAATGGCCCGGCGGCTGGCCGAGCGATACGGCAGTCATCGGGCGCTGATTTTGTGGCACGTGAGCAACGAATACTCGTGGCGCTGCATGTGCGATGTGTGTGCGGAGAAGTTCCGCGGATGGCTGAGGGCCAGATACGGCACGCTCGACGCCGTGAACGCGGCCTACTGGACGCCGTTCTGGAGCCACACGTTCACCGAGTGGTCGCAAATCCTGCCGCCGCGGGAAAACGGCGAAATCCACATGCACGGCCTGAATATCGACTATTTCCGGTTCATGACCGAGTCGCAGCTGGCATGTTACACAAACGAGCGCGATATTCTGCGGAAGATCACGCCGAACGTACCGATCACTACCAACCTGATGGGTGCCTACAAGCCGCTCGATTACCGGCGGTGGGCGAAAGAGATGGACGTGGTCGCCTGGGACTGCTACCCGAACCCCGACGCACAGCCGGGACAGGTCGCTTTTATGCATGCGACATTCCGGGGACTGAAAGACGGACAGCCGTTCCTTCTGCTGGAGCAGACGCCGAGCAGCCAGAACTGGCAAGAAGTCAACGCGCTGAAGCGGCCGGGAGTGCTGCGGCTGTGGAGTTATCTGGCGGTGGCACACGGCGCGGATTCGGCTATGTATTTCCAGTGGCGGCGCGGCCGGGGCGGCGTGGAAAAGCTGCACGGCGCGATTGTCGAGCACGGGGGGCGCAGCGATACGCGGGTGTTCCGCGAAGTGAGCCGGCTCGGAGCGGAGTTTGCGGCGTTGGGCGACAAGATCAACGGCGCAACGACCGAGGCGCAGGTGGCGGTGGTGTTCGACTGGGACAACTGGCATGCGCTGGAAGATGCCGTCGGGCCGGTACGCGAGAAGCGCTACCACGATACAGTGAGCAGCCATTATGCGGCGGTTTACGCGCACAACGCGGCGGTTGACGTGGTGTTTCCAGACTCGGATCTGAGCCGATACAAGGTCGTCATCGCGCCGATGCTGTGGATGGTAAAGGCCGGATTCGGCGAGAAGATCGAGGCGTTCGTGGCCGGCGGCGGCACGTTCATCGCGACGTATATGAGCGGGCGGGTGGACGAGACCGACCTGGCATTCGAGAACGGCTATCCGGGACCGCTCAGCCGCGTGCTCGGCGTATGGGTCGAAGAGACCGATGCGCTGTATCCCGGCCAATCGAATACGATCGAGATGCGTGACGGGCGGGTGTACGTGTGCGGGAGGCTGGCGGACATCACTCACACGACCTCTGCCGAAACCGTGGCGACGTACGGCGGCGATTTCTACGCAGGGACGCCGGTGATCACGGTGAACCGATTCGGCAGCGGACAGGCTTACTATCTGGGCAGTGAGCCGGAGCCAGCTTTCCTGGAGGATTTCTACGGCCGCATCCTGGACGAGAAGGGTGTCACGCCGCTGCTGGCTGCACCGGAGGGGGTAGAGGTCACTGTGCGGCACAAGAACGGCAGACCGATCCTGTTCGTCCTGAATCACAACGAAACGGCGGCGACAGTGACACTCGACAAGCCATACGAAAACCTGCTCAGCGGAGCACGTGTATCGGATACCTTACACCTTGAGGGCTACGATGTCGCAATCCTTATATGA
- the yicI gene encoding alpha-xylosidase, giving the protein MKFDEGHWRLLPGTEAIYPLTVTETAAEGEVLTVTGFSHQIQGRWSYLEGSLFTARFSSPLPGVIRVQIGHHKGKRGKLPAFDLDYSLRNESAATGCDETHTWLDAGGLCVRVPKSGAWQFEFKRGGETITGSEAKATGLFKQGGKSYLREQLSLQPGEAVYGLGERFGAFVKNGQALDSWNVDGGTDSEHAYKTVPFYVTSSGYGVLVNHPGAVGFEVASHHVGRVQFSAEGHSLDYYVFGGPTMKDALTQYSALCGRPPAVPKWSFGLWLSTSFTTNYNEADIFANIERMEALGIPVSVFHFDCFWMKELTWCSFLWDTRNFPDPAGMLKRIKARGIKVSVWINPYIAEASPLFAEGAEHGYLVKTSDGDVYQEDNWQAGIGFVDFTNPAACAWYTEKLRALLDMGVDAFKTDFGERIPTAVVYFDGSDPERMHNYYSYLYNKTVFDLLTAYHGEGGAVVFARSATAGGQKFPVHWGGDNSSSYPSMVETLRGGLSLGLSGFGYWSHDIAGFNDGATPDLYKRWVAFGLLSSHSRLHGNSAAKMPWLFGEESVDVLRFFSQLKLRLMPYLLDAAREASTFGWPMLRSMAFEFPEDRNCRPLDMQYMLGEALLVAPVFDAEGRVTYYLPEGTWRNLLTGERARGGVWRTEQHGYFSLPLWVHESRGAAWDCLRDGAQS; this is encoded by the coding sequence ATGAAATTCGACGAAGGCCATTGGCGCCTGCTGCCCGGAACGGAAGCGATCTATCCGCTTACGGTGACGGAGACCGCGGCCGAAGGCGAAGTACTGACGGTCACAGGCTTCAGCCACCAGATTCAGGGGCGCTGGAGCTACCTCGAAGGATCGCTGTTCACAGCCCGCTTCAGTTCCCCGCTGCCGGGGGTAATCCGCGTGCAGATCGGGCATCACAAAGGCAAGCGCGGCAAATTACCGGCCTTCGACCTTGATTACAGCCTGAGAAACGAGTCGGCTGCGACGGGGTGCGACGAGACACACACCTGGCTCGACGCAGGTGGCCTGTGCGTGCGCGTACCGAAAAGCGGTGCCTGGCAGTTCGAATTCAAACGCGGCGGTGAGACCATCACCGGCAGCGAGGCGAAGGCAACCGGCCTGTTCAAGCAGGGCGGCAAATCGTATCTGCGCGAACAGCTCTCGCTGCAGCCCGGCGAAGCGGTGTACGGGTTAGGCGAGCGGTTCGGAGCATTCGTCAAGAACGGACAAGCGCTCGACTCGTGGAACGTCGACGGGGGGACGGACAGCGAACACGCCTACAAGACGGTGCCATTTTACGTGACGAGTTCCGGTTACGGCGTGCTGGTCAACCACCCGGGCGCGGTCGGATTCGAGGTAGCATCGCACCATGTCGGTCGCGTGCAGTTTAGTGCCGAGGGACACAGCCTGGATTATTACGTGTTCGGCGGCCCGACGATGAAAGACGCACTGACGCAGTACAGCGCGCTGTGCGGGCGGCCGCCTGCCGTGCCGAAGTGGTCGTTCGGGCTGTGGCTGTCGACCTCGTTCACGACCAATTACAACGAAGCGGACATCTTCGCCAATATCGAGCGGATGGAAGCGCTCGGTATCCCGGTGAGCGTGTTCCATTTCGACTGTTTCTGGATGAAGGAGCTGACGTGGTGCAGCTTCCTGTGGGACACGCGTAACTTCCCTGATCCGGCTGGCATGTTGAAGCGGATCAAGGCCAGAGGCATCAAAGTGAGCGTGTGGATCAACCCATATATCGCCGAAGCTTCGCCGCTGTTCGCTGAAGGCGCGGAACACGGGTATCTGGTGAAGACATCGGACGGGGACGTGTACCAAGAGGATAACTGGCAGGCCGGGATCGGCTTCGTCGATTTCACCAATCCGGCGGCGTGCGCGTGGTACACGGAAAAGCTGCGCGCCCTGCTGGACATGGGCGTCGATGCGTTCAAGACGGATTTTGGCGAGCGCATCCCGACCGCAGTGGTGTACTTCGACGGCAGCGACCCGGAGCGGATGCACAATTACTACAGCTACCTGTACAACAAGACGGTATTCGACCTGCTGACCGCGTATCATGGCGAGGGTGGCGCGGTGGTGTTCGCGCGGTCTGCGACGGCGGGCGGGCAGAAATTTCCGGTGCACTGGGGCGGCGATAACAGTTCGTCATACCCGTCGATGGTGGAGACGCTGCGCGGCGGCTTGTCGCTGGGACTAAGCGGCTTCGGCTATTGGAGCCACGACATCGCGGGGTTCAACGACGGCGCGACGCCCGACCTGTACAAGCGTTGGGTGGCGTTCGGGTTGCTGTCGTCGCACAGCCGACTGCACGGCAACAGCGCGGCCAAGATGCCGTGGCTGTTCGGCGAGGAATCGGTCGATGTGTTGCGATTCTTCAGCCAGCTCAAGCTGCGGCTGATGCCGTACCTGCTGGATGCAGCGCGCGAGGCGAGTACGTTCGGCTGGCCGATGCTGCGTTCGATGGCTTTCGAGTTTCCGGAGGACCGCAACTGCCGGCCGCTGGACATGCAGTACATGCTGGGCGAAGCGCTGTTGGTCGCGCCGGTATTCGACGCGGAAGGCCGGGTGACTTACTATCTACCGGAGGGCACGTGGCGCAACCTGCTTACGGGCGAGCGCGCGCGCGGCGGCGTCTGGCGCACGGAACAGCACGGATACTTCAGCCTGCCGCTGTGGGTCCATGAATCACGCGGAGCGGCATGGGACTGCCTGCGAGACGGGGCGCAGTCTTAG
- a CDS encoding ABC transporter ATP-binding protein: MSDALLEVNDLKVHFTTGEGVVKAVDGVTYNIARGKTLCVVGESGSGKSVAARAILGIVHHPGKVAGGTITYHKPAETGGREAIEITALKPNGAAIRSIRGGEIAMIFQEPMTSLSPMYTVGNQIVEAIRLHNDVSKAEANNRAVELLRRVGIPKPETRINEFPFRMSGGMLQRCMIAMALSCNPKLLIADEPTTALDVTTQAQILDLMRQLQADFGMALLFITHDLGVVAEIADDVAVMYLGKVVESGDVDTIFNAPAHPYTRALLASIPTIGAVRTRLRPIEGIVPSALNRPRGCVFHTRCAQRIKGLCDVVTPESFAVGDGQAARCLIYDAKYAAQFTAKVPVGTA, translated from the coding sequence ATGAGTGACGCGCTGCTGGAAGTCAACGATCTGAAGGTCCACTTCACGACCGGCGAGGGCGTCGTCAAGGCGGTGGACGGCGTAACGTACAACATCGCACGGGGGAAGACGCTGTGCGTGGTCGGGGAAAGCGGCAGCGGCAAGAGCGTCGCGGCACGGGCGATTCTGGGCATCGTCCACCATCCGGGCAAAGTGGCCGGCGGGACGATCACCTACCATAAGCCGGCGGAGACCGGCGGGCGGGAGGCGATTGAGATCACGGCGCTGAAACCGAACGGCGCGGCAATACGGAGCATCCGCGGCGGGGAAATAGCGATGATTTTCCAGGAGCCGATGACCTCGCTCAGCCCGATGTACACCGTCGGCAACCAAATTGTCGAGGCGATACGGCTGCATAACGACGTGTCGAAGGCCGAGGCGAACAATCGCGCGGTCGAACTGCTGCGGCGGGTGGGCATCCCGAAGCCGGAGACGCGAATCAACGAGTTCCCGTTCAGGATGAGCGGCGGCATGCTTCAGCGGTGCATGATCGCGATGGCGCTGTCGTGCAACCCTAAACTGCTGATCGCGGACGAGCCGACCACGGCGCTGGATGTGACAACACAGGCGCAGATTCTGGACCTGATGCGGCAGCTGCAGGCGGACTTCGGCATGGCGCTGCTGTTCATCACGCATGATCTGGGCGTGGTGGCGGAGATTGCCGACGACGTGGCGGTGATGTATCTGGGGAAAGTGGTCGAGTCGGGCGATGTCGACACGATCTTCAACGCGCCGGCCCATCCTTATACACGCGCGCTGCTGGCGTCGATCCCGACAATCGGCGCGGTACGGACGCGACTCCGTCCGATCGAAGGAATCGTGCCGTCGGCGCTAAACCGGCCACGGGGGTGTGTATTCCATACGCGGTGCGCGCAGCGGATCAAAGGGCTGTGCGATGTGGTAACGCCGGAGTCGTTTGCGGTTGGCGACGGCCAGGCGGCGCGGTGTCTGATATATGACGCAAAGTACGCCGCGCAGTTTACGGCGAAAGTACCCGTGGGGACAGCATGA
- a CDS encoding ABC transporter permease yields MAEEMMEPTDSAVLAGTLPPVEQEGEPRIVIASQWRLMWWKFKRHKLAMVSLVIILVMYTVAVFAGFFAPSLTDKFKSGYVAAPPQTIQWVDNGTFGPFVYGYKLETDPLTYRRTFAVNFEDKIPLAFLVRGEPYKIGLHGLPIPILNKLYIEWDVHFFGPINKGDAFYPFGADDVGRDMLTRLIYGSQVSLSVGLVGVFLSLVLGIFLGGLSGLVGGWVDNLIQRIIEVLRSIPDIPLWMALATAVPPRWDPIWVYFGITVILSLLGWTGMARVVRGKFLSLREEDFVVAAELDGVPRRRIIMRHMLPSFMSHVIASATLAIPGMILGETALSFLGLGLRQPVVSWGVMLHESMDIAAIANTPWLLLPGLAVVITVLSFNFLGDGLRDAADPYHA; encoded by the coding sequence ATGGCGGAAGAAATGATGGAACCTACTGACAGCGCAGTACTTGCAGGGACACTGCCGCCAGTCGAGCAAGAGGGCGAACCGCGCATTGTGATCGCCTCGCAGTGGCGGCTGATGTGGTGGAAGTTCAAGCGGCACAAGCTGGCGATGGTCAGTCTGGTGATTATCCTCGTCATGTATACCGTAGCGGTGTTCGCCGGATTTTTCGCGCCTTCGCTGACCGACAAATTCAAAAGCGGGTATGTGGCCGCGCCGCCGCAGACGATTCAGTGGGTCGACAACGGGACGTTCGGGCCGTTTGTGTACGGCTACAAGCTCGAAACCGACCCGCTGACCTACCGGCGGACGTTCGCCGTTAATTTCGAAGACAAAATCCCGCTGGCGTTCCTGGTGCGGGGCGAGCCGTACAAGATCGGCCTGCACGGGCTGCCCATCCCGATTCTCAATAAGCTGTACATCGAGTGGGACGTGCATTTCTTCGGGCCGATCAACAAGGGCGACGCCTTTTACCCGTTCGGAGCAGACGATGTCGGGCGGGATATGCTGACCCGGCTGATCTACGGCTCGCAGGTCTCGCTGTCGGTCGGGCTGGTCGGCGTGTTCCTGAGCCTGGTGCTGGGCATATTCCTCGGCGGACTATCGGGACTGGTGGGCGGATGGGTGGACAACCTGATCCAGCGCATCATCGAAGTGCTGAGGTCGATCCCGGATATTCCGCTGTGGATGGCACTGGCGACGGCTGTCCCGCCGCGCTGGGATCCAATCTGGGTATATTTCGGCATCACGGTGATTCTGTCGCTGCTGGGCTGGACGGGGATGGCACGCGTGGTGCGCGGCAAGTTCCTATCGCTGCGCGAGGAGGATTTCGTGGTGGCGGCGGAGCTGGACGGCGTGCCGCGGCGGCGCATCATCATGCGCCACATGCTGCCGTCGTTTATGAGCCACGTCATCGCGTCGGCCACACTGGCGATCCCCGGTATGATCCTGGGCGAGACGGCGTTGAGCTTCCTCGGGTTGGGGCTGCGACAGCCGGTGGTGAGCTGGGGCGTGATGCTACATGAGTCGATGGACATCGCGGCGATCGCCAATACCCCGTGGCTGCTGCTGCCAGGGCTGGCGGTGGTGATTACCGTGCTTTCGTTCAATTTCCTGGGTGACGGCCTGCGCGACGCCGCCGACCCGTATCATGCGTGA